In the Mya arenaria isolate MELC-2E11 chromosome 11, ASM2691426v1 genome, one interval contains:
- the LOC128210012 gene encoding uncharacterized protein LOC128210012, which yields MATKLSEDQTNEIKEAFYMFDTSQTGKIRASDVGTAVRAIGQNPSESEVKTMVQEADKKGTGYVTEADFVAMVSRHWQPVEGEDDLVEAFQQYDREGTGYIDVKHLRHVLVNLGEKMEEKEVDELIREAKPDSDGQLNYTSLTQLLLSNAK from the exons ATG GCTACAAAACTGTCAGAAGACCAGACAAATG AGATAAAGGAGGCGTTTTACATGTTTGACACCAGCCAGACTGGCAAGATACGAGCGTCTGATGTCGGCACGGCAGTGAGAGCTATTGGCCAAAATCCATCAGAATCCGAGGTCAAAACAATGGTGCAGGAGGCGGACAAAAAAG GGACGGGCTACGTAACGGAGGCGGACTTTGTTGCGATGGTGTCGCGCCACTGGCAACCTGTAGAAGGAGAGGACGACCTCGTGGAAGCGTTCCAG CAATATGACCGGGAGGGCACGGGCTACATCGACGTGAAGCACCTACGCCATGTGCTCGTGAATCTCGGGGAAAAGATGGAGGAGAAAGAAGTGGACGAACTTATCCGAGAGGCGAAACCAGACTCCGATGGACAACTCAACTATACCA GTTTGACGCAGCTACTGCTTTCAAATgcaaagtaa